From Mesorhizobium sp. Pch-S:
CAGAAGGGGCTACGCCGGCTGGCCTTCATCCGCCACGCCCGCGAGCTCGGCTTCGAGGTTTCCGCCATCCGCACGCTGCTCGCCCTGCAGGACGATCCGGCCCAGCCCTGTGCGACGGCCGACGCCATCGCCAAGGCCCGGCTGATCGAAGTGGAACAGCGCATCGCCAGCCTGATGGCGCTGAAGGCGGAACTGGAAGTGATGGTGGAGGAATGCCGGCACGGGCGCCTCGCCGAATGCCGGGTGATAGAGGTGCTGGCCGATCACGGCAAGTGCATGCACGACCACCACTAGAGCATTTTGTAGCCAAGTGGATTCGCCTGGCGTTACAAAAATGCGACGAAAACAAAAGCTTGGAGCGTTTCCGTGAAAGACGGAAACGCTCTGGCAGATGAAGCGCCAGCCGATGCCGGCGCCGGCATCACTACATGCGCATCAACAGGCCGCCATCGACGGCAAGTTCGATGCCGGTGATGTAGCTGGCGGCATCGGACAGCAGGAACAGCGCGGCATTGGCCATGTCCTGCGGCGTGCCGATGCGGCCGAGCGGTGCGTAGTTCGCCACAGCCTGACGCTTTTCCTCCGTATCCCAACGCGCCTGCAGCGGCGTCAATGCCATGCCAGGGCAGATGGCATTGGAGCGGATGCGCTCCGCAGCCAGTTGCATGGCCAGCGATTTCGACAGCGCACAGACGCCGGCCTTCGACGCCTGATAGGCATCCTGCGGGGCAGGATCGCCGCGATACCACTGGATGGTCGAGAAATGCACCATGGCGCCGCCACGACCGCTCGAGCGCATGAACGGCACCACAGCGCGCGCCGTATGGGCGAATGATTTCAGGTTGATGTTGAAGACCTGATCCCAGACATCGAGATCCATCTCCAGCACCGATTTGTCGCGGCCAAACCACAGCACGCCGGCGACATTGGCAAGATAGTCGATGCCGCCACGTGCCTTTCCCGCCTCGCCGACGACCTTCTGAACAAAGGCTTCGTCCGTGAGATCACCCTGCGCATAGGCCAACCTGTCGCCGAAGGAAGACAGCGATGCCGGGCATTCCTTGACGTCGATCGCCGTCACCGCGGCACCGGATGCAAGCAGCGCTAGCGCTATGGCCTCGCCCATGCCACCGCCGGCGCCCGCGACAACTGCGTGCCTGCCGGCGAAATCAAACTCGACCATCGATATCCCTCCTCCATTCAGCGCCTGCTGTTGCAGCGGACAATAGGAGGGAGTGCGTAATCCATCAAGCCAGAATAGAAAAAATTTGCCAAAATGGAAAATAGCGATATCGTAACCGAAATAGCACTCCTTATCCGGCGGACATCCCACCATGAACCTGCGCACCGACATCCGATCGTTCCCTGTTACCTCCCCCGTCGAAGGCTCCATCTATGCGCGCCGCGACTACGCCGACGGCACGGCCATCGACGCCGCGATGGCCAGGGCCCGCGCCGCACTGAAACCCTGGCAGGCAACGCCGCTCACCGAGCGGCTGGCAATCCTGCTGAGGTTCGGCGAAGAGATGAAGGCGCGCGCCGGCCAGCTGGCGGAAATGGTTGCATGGCAGATCGGCCGCCCGCTCTGGCAGGCCGACGAGACGCCGCGTCTGGCGCTGGTCGGCGAATTGCTGGCCGAAGCTGCCGCAGAGACGCTTGCCGACCTGCCCTATCCTTCGGACGAGAACATCCGCCGCTATGTGCGTCCCACGCCCGGCGGAGTGCATTTTTCGATCTGCGCCT
This genomic window contains:
- a CDS encoding SDR family oxidoreductase, giving the protein MVEFDFAGRHAVVAGAGGGMGEAIALALLASGAAVTAIDVKECPASLSSFGDRLAYAQGDLTDEAFVQKVVGEAGKARGGIDYLANVAGVLWFGRDKSVLEMDLDVWDQVFNINLKSFAHTARAVVPFMRSSGRGGAMVHFSTIQWYRGDPAPQDAYQASKAGVCALSKSLAMQLAAERIRSNAICPGMALTPLQARWDTEEKRQAVANYAPLGRIGTPQDMANAALFLLSDAASYITGIELAVDGGLLMRM
- a CDS encoding helix-turn-helix domain-containing protein codes for the protein MKSDLTIGDVARESGVKVPTIRYYEQIGLLPEPPRTDGNRRFYDQKGLRRLAFIRHARELGFEVSAIRTLLALQDDPAQPCATADAIAKARLIEVEQRIASLMALKAELEVMVEECRHGRLAECRVIEVLADHGKCMHDHH